The Lycium barbarum isolate Lr01 chromosome 10, ASM1917538v2, whole genome shotgun sequence genome includes a region encoding these proteins:
- the LOC132615561 gene encoding uncharacterized protein LOC132615561 — protein sequence MERATPVRKPNTSTSDLLTWSEAPPANNNSVSSATSGNASRSGARSHQPSDGISKVLFGGQITEEEAESLNKRKPCSGYKLKEMSGSKIFSDDGEDDASESGAVNSNFNNRTSVRIVQQAANGISQISFSTEERISPKRPITLTEVAKQRELSGTLESELDSKMKKQLSDAKSKELSGNDIFGPLAEIPPRSLAAARCIESKESKDMGEPAPRLVRTSVKVSNPAGGHSNILFGDEPVVNPVKKIHNQKFAELTGNDIFKGDVPPGSAEKPLSRAKLREMSGNDIFSDGKVESRDYFGGVRKPPGGESSIALV from the exons ATGGAGAGAGCAACACCTGTACGAAAACCCAACACCTCTACCTCAGATCTGCTCACCTGGTCCGAAGCTCCTCCGGCAAACAACAACTCTGTTTCCTCCGCCACCTCAGGCAATGCCTCTCGCTCCGGCGCTCGTTCTCATCAG CCTTCTGATGGAATCAGTAAGGTGCTGTTTGGAGGTCAAATCACTGAAGAGGAAGCTGAGAGCTTGAACAAACG GAAACCATGTTCAGGGTACAAACTGAAGGAGATGAGTGGCAGCAAAATATTTTCTGATGATGGTGAAGATGATGCATCTGAATCAGGAGCTGTAAATAGTAACTTTAACAACAGGACATCTGTCCGCATTGTTCAG CAAGCTGCAAATGGGATAAGCCAGATCTCATTCAGTACTGAAGAAAGGATCTCTCCCAAGAGACCTATCACTCTTACAGAAGTAGCAAAGCAGAGAGAGTTAAGTGGAACACTAGAAAGTGAGTTGGACAGCAAAATGAAGAAGCAGCTGTCTGATGCAAAGAGCAAGGAACTCAGTGGAAATGACATCTTTGGCCCTCTggcagaaattcctccgagatCTTTGGCTGCTGCCCGATGCATAGAGtcaaaagaaagcaaagacaTGGGCGAACCTGCTCCACGACTTGTACGCACGTCTGTCAAGGTTTCTAAT CCTGCTGGTGGTCATAGCAATATTTTGTTTGGTGATGAGCCTGTTGTCAACCCAGTAAAGAAAATACATAACCAGAAGTTTGCAGAGTTGACCGGCAATGACATTTTCAAGGGAGATGTTCCTCCTGGATCTGCAGAAAAGCCACTGAGCAGAGCAAAGCTGAGAGAAATGAGTGGAAATGATATTTTTTCTGATGGAAAAGTTGAATCCAGAGATTACTTTGGTGGCGTGCGCAAACCACCAGGTGGAGAAAGCAGCATCGCACTAGTTTAG